A region of the candidate division WOR-3 bacterium genome:
TTTACCGATGTAAATCCGCCTTCCCGGTTTTGAAACCCTTTGCAAATCGTTGATCGCTGGTCTGCCACCCGTTAAATAATTCAGCGTTACCTCAATTAAACCACCTTTTTCTGTAGAAACGACCCTGTAATCCTTGATAAATCCTTCTCTCTTTAAAATATCGAGTATAGCAAGCTTTAGTTTGGAAATTACTGCAATCGTGGTCTTCTCATGCCTGGCTCTGACGGCATTTCTAATCCTTGTGATCATATCAGCAATGGGATCTGTAAGCATATTTATACCTCCTTACCAGCTTGCCTTTTTGACGCCAGGCAACTCGCCTCTTAATGCCAGCTCTCTGAAGCAAATCCTACAAATTCCAAACTTCCTGATGTATCCGCGAGGCCTGCCACAGATCTGGCATCTATTTCTTTTCCTCACTTTAAACTTTGGTTCAACCGTGAAAGCTCTTGTAAACTTCGCTTTTGTAGCCATAGATCATTACCCCCTTTCAAAAGGAAACCCAAAGGCTTCCAAAAGTTTCATTGCTTCCTCATCAGTCTTTGCTGTTGTTACAATTGCAATATCCATTCCAAAAACCTTTTTCACTTTATCTATGTCAATTTCAGGGAAGACCGTCTGCTCATCGAGACCAAAGTTGTAATTACCCTTCCCATCAAAGGATTCTCTGCTAAGTCCTCTGAAATCCCTCACTCTCGGTAGTGCAAAATTAATCAGCCTATCAAGAAAGTCATAAGCCCTTTGTTTCCTGAGAGTAACTCTAAGGCCAATAGGCATGCCCTTTCTGAGATGATAGGCAGCTACCGATTTTCTTGCACGTCTCACCTGAGGCTTCTGTCCTGTTATGCGAGCCAGATCTTCAGAAACGACCTCAATAAGCTTAGGATCCTGAACCGCCTCACCGAGTCCCACGTTTATGACAATCTTTTCAATCCGTGGAACCCGCATAATGTTTTTGAATCCAAGCTCTTTCATTAAAAGAGGTCTGATCTTTTCTCTATATTCTTTAAGTAATCTGGACATCAATCAATCTCCTTTCCACACTTTTTACAAACCCTGGATTTTTTGCCATCTTCCTTTATTACAAAGCCAACCCGTGTAGCTTGACCACACATGGGACATACCAGTTTTACATTGGATACGTGGATAGGGGCTTCCATTTGTATAATACCTGATGGCAATTCCGGTCCCCTTGCTCTCATGTGTTTTTTAACAATGTTAACACCCTCAACGACAACCCTCGATTTCTCCCGAATGACCTTTTTGACCTTTCCAATTTTGCCCTTGTCTTTACCGGCAATCACGAGAACCAAATCATCCCTTTTAATTTTAATACCCATTCTATACTACCTCCGAAGCAAGAGAGACAATCTTCATAAATTTCTTTTCTCTCAATTCCCTCGCAACGGGTCCGAATACTCTGGTACCGCGGGGTTCATTGAAGTTATCAATCAATACAGCAGCATTATCGTCAAACTTGACATAAGTACCATCAGGACGTCTTAATTCTTTTTTTGTTCTTACGATGACCGCCCTCGCCTTGTCACCCTTCTTAACGGGAGCACCTGGAATAGCATCCTTAATTGTAACAACCACGATATCTCCGACATAAGCGTACTTTCTTCTACTTCCGCCGAGAACCTTAATGATTAATGCCTCTTGAGCACCTGTATTGTCAACTATTTTAACTCTGGAAATATCTTGAATCATTCTCCCTCCCTCCTTTGAGCTCTTCGAATAATTTCAACCAATCTCCATCTTTTGAGTTTAGAAAGTGGCCTTGTTTCCTCTATCCTTACCAGATCGCCCACTCTTGATTCATTGTTTTCGTCATGGACGTAGAATTTCTTTTTTCTCCTCACGTATTTACCATAGAGGGGATGCTTCTTAAGGAATTCGAATACAACAACTCTCGTCTTGTTCATTTTGTCACTAACAACGACACCGATTCTCTGTTTTCTAATTCCCATTGTTACCCCCTCTTTTCTCGTTCATCACCGTCAGAACCCTTGCTATCTCCCGTTTTACCTGTTTGAACCTGTGAGGTTGGTTTAGCCTGTGAAGAGCTTTGTCCATTCTTAGAGTAAAAAGCTCTTCCTTCAACTCCTTTAACTTTTTGTTAAGTTCATCTAAAGAAAGTTCCCTCAATTCTTTCGCTTTCATACTCCACCTTCCTTAATTGATACAAAACGTGTCTTTATAGGTAATTTGTGAGATGCAATTCTGAAAGCCTCTCTCGCATCTTCTTCTGAAACGCCACTGAGCTCAAAGAGAATTCTACCGGGCTTTACAACTGCAACCCAGAACTCAACGTTACCTTTTCCCTTACCCATTCTTGTTTCGGCGGGTTTCTTTGTAACAGGTTTATCAGGGAAAATCCTTACCCAAAGCTTTCCGCCCTTTTTTAAGTACCTCGAAATAGCCATTCTTGCCGCTTCAATCTGATTCGCTGTGAGCCAGTGGGCTTCAAGGGCTTTGAGCCCGTATTCACCAAAAGCCAAATAATTCCCTGCAAGGGCAATGCCCTTTAATCTTCCCCTTTGCTGTTTTCTATATTTGGTCCTGGATGGCATCAACATAGCTCATTCCTCCGTTGGCTTCTTCAGGATATCGCCTTTGTATATCCACACTTTCACGCCGATTGTTCCGTATTTTGTAAAGGCTGTTTCCTGTGCGTAATCGATATCAGCTCTCAACGTCTGAAG
Encoded here:
- the rpsH gene encoding 30S ribosomal protein S8, with translation MLTDPIADMITRIRNAVRARHEKTTIAVISKLKLAILDILKREGFIKDYRVVSTEKGGLIEVTLNYLTGGRPAINDLQRVSKPGRRIYIGKDEIPWIKNGMGIAIISTSQGVMTDREARKRKIGGEYLLYVW
- a CDS encoding type Z 30S ribosomal protein S14, yielding MATKAKFTRAFTVEPKFKVRKRNRCQICGRPRGYIRKFGICRICFRELALRGELPGVKKASW
- the rplE gene encoding 50S ribosomal protein L5; protein product: MSRLLKEYREKIRPLLMKELGFKNIMRVPRIEKIVINVGLGEAVQDPKLIEVVSEDLARITGQKPQVRRARKSVAAYHLRKGMPIGLRVTLRKQRAYDFLDRLINFALPRVRDFRGLSRESFDGKGNYNFGLDEQTVFPEIDIDKVKKVFGMDIAIVTTAKTDEEAMKLLEAFGFPFERG
- the rplX gene encoding 50S ribosomal protein L24; translated protein: MGIKIKRDDLVLVIAGKDKGKIGKVKKVIREKSRVVVEGVNIVKKHMRARGPELPSGIIQMEAPIHVSNVKLVCPMCGQATRVGFVIKEDGKKSRVCKKCGKEID
- the rplN gene encoding 50S ribosomal protein L14 → MIQDISRVKIVDNTGAQEALIIKVLGGSRRKYAYVGDIVVVTIKDAIPGAPVKKGDKARAVIVRTKKELRRPDGTYVKFDDNAAVLIDNFNEPRGTRVFGPVARELREKKFMKIVSLASEVV
- the rpsQ gene encoding 30S ribosomal protein S17, with protein sequence MGIRKQRIGVVVSDKMNKTRVVVFEFLKKHPLYGKYVRRKKKFYVHDENNESRVGDLVRIEETRPLSKLKRWRLVEIIRRAQRREGE
- the rpmC gene encoding 50S ribosomal protein L29; protein product: MKAKELRELSLDELNKKLKELKEELFTLRMDKALHRLNQPHRFKQVKREIARVLTVMNEKRGGNNGN
- the rplP gene encoding 50S ribosomal protein L16, translating into MLMPSRTKYRKQQRGRLKGIALAGNYLAFGEYGLKALEAHWLTANQIEAARMAISRYLKKGGKLWVRIFPDKPVTKKPAETRMGKGKGNVEFWVAVVKPGRILFELSGVSEEDAREAFRIASHKLPIKTRFVSIKEGGV